A section of the Neorhizobium galegae bv. orientalis str. HAMBI 540 genome encodes:
- a CDS encoding class I SAM-dependent methyltransferase, with protein sequence MSSITSGNAVQYADSSKLVARGRLNREYTIAETGWFPWVARQLPLKPGDRVLDIGCGPAWFWASVIKDMPENLDLTLADQSSGMVEEALARCTPLPFGSVTGRQAEASALPFEDNSFDLVVAMHMLYHLPDPAAGIAEMFRVLKPGGFLAVTTNGMGNMRGIYELTTVFGSEPFDPSAAVFGYDKAEELMRARFRDVAFAQHPARMRITEPEDVFLALTSYPPGDSADEAQLDAFRQAIAAAFERGHGVLEVEKETGLFISRKPI encoded by the coding sequence ATGTCGTCGATCACCTCGGGCAACGCCGTACAATATGCCGATAGCAGCAAGCTTGTGGCTCGCGGACGCCTTAACAGGGAATATACGATTGCCGAAACCGGCTGGTTTCCCTGGGTTGCGCGGCAACTGCCCTTGAAACCGGGTGACCGGGTCCTCGATATCGGCTGCGGCCCAGCCTGGTTCTGGGCCTCCGTCATCAAGGATATGCCCGAAAATCTCGACCTGACGCTCGCCGATCAGTCTTCCGGGATGGTGGAAGAGGCCCTTGCGCGCTGTACACCCCTACCTTTCGGATCGGTCACGGGCCGTCAGGCGGAAGCTTCCGCCCTGCCCTTCGAGGACAATAGCTTTGACTTGGTGGTAGCCATGCACATGCTCTACCACCTGCCCGATCCGGCGGCCGGCATCGCGGAAATGTTCCGGGTGCTGAAGCCGGGAGGTTTTCTCGCCGTCACCACCAATGGCATGGGCAACATGCGCGGGATCTACGAACTCACCACCGTGTTCGGCAGCGAGCCGTTCGATCCGAGCGCGGCCGTCTTCGGATACGACAAGGCCGAGGAGTTGATGCGTGCGAGGTTCCGCGATGTCGCCTTTGCGCAGCACCCCGCAAGAATGCGGATCACGGAGCCGGAGGACGTGTTTCTGGCGCTGACTTCCTACCCGCCCGGCGACAGCGCGGACGAGGCTCAATTGGACGCGTTCCGGCAAGCAATCGCCGCCGCATTCGAGCGCGGCCACGGCGTGCTCGAAGTGGAGAAGGAAACCGGCCTGTTCATTAGCAGAAAGCCGATCTGA
- a CDS encoding helix-turn-helix domain-containing protein → MTKIADLKKKLMSNPEFREEYEKADAEFQLIEELVRARTKANLSQVELAKRIGTTQSAIARLEGGGVSPSLSTLRRYAEATGSKLEINLVSP, encoded by the coding sequence ATGACCAAGATCGCAGACCTCAAGAAGAAGCTGATGAGCAATCCCGAATTCCGTGAGGAATACGAGAAGGCGGATGCCGAGTTCCAGCTTATCGAAGAGCTGGTGCGTGCCCGGACCAAGGCCAACCTATCTCAGGTCGAGCTGGCCAAAAGAATCGGCACGACACAGTCCGCCATTGCCAGGCTGGAAGGCGGCGGGGTTTCGCCCTCGCTGTCGACGCTTCGGCGTTATGCAGAGGCCACCGGATCAAAACTGGAGATCAATCTGGTTTCGCCTTAG
- a CDS encoding TetR/AcrR family transcriptional regulator, whose translation MARQTRKLERSDPVPAGRFAAGEDPAKREQIIDGAKSVFMKLGFDAASMNDITREAGVSKGTIYVYFQNKEDLFGAIIARERERITLRMRDILAGSEEVEDGLYRFGMGFATHITASQVIEAMRIVIGVVDRMPSVCRHFFNSPSQNVRTVLDDFIRRHVALGNLKVEDTDLAARQFIDMVSGTFFKLRLFGDLDDAPPFGEIDHVVTGAIRVFMAAYGLHNASVTTKTKEHA comes from the coding sequence ATGGCCAGGCAGACTAGGAAACTGGAAAGATCCGATCCGGTTCCCGCCGGACGTTTCGCAGCGGGCGAGGACCCGGCGAAACGGGAACAGATTATCGACGGGGCAAAGAGCGTCTTTATGAAGCTCGGCTTCGACGCGGCAAGCATGAACGACATCACCCGCGAGGCAGGCGTTTCCAAAGGGACGATCTACGTCTACTTCCAGAACAAGGAAGACCTGTTCGGCGCGATTATCGCCCGTGAGCGCGAACGGATCACGCTGCGCATGCGCGATATCCTCGCCGGCAGCGAGGAGGTCGAGGATGGCCTCTACCGTTTCGGCATGGGTTTTGCGACACATATCACCGCATCGCAGGTGATCGAGGCGATGCGCATCGTGATCGGCGTCGTCGATCGGATGCCGAGTGTCTGTCGGCATTTCTTCAATTCGCCGTCCCAGAACGTCCGCACCGTCCTTGACGATTTCATCAGACGTCACGTCGCGCTCGGCAATCTCAAGGTAGAGGATACGGATCTCGCAGCCCGTCAATTCATCGACATGGTAAGCGGCACCTTCTTCAAGCTCCGGCTTTTCGGCGATCTCGACGACGCACCGCCGTTCGGCGAGATCGACCACGTCGTTACCGGCGCGATCCGGGTGTTCATGGCAGCCTACGGCCTGCATAACGCTTCCGTGACCACAAAAACCAAAGAACATGCCTGA
- a CDS encoding glutathione peroxidase, with the protein MTDVLNVPVKLADGRETTLSEYKGKVMLVVNVASKCGLTKQYEGLEKLYEDKRADGFVIAAFPANNFKGQEPGTDAEIVEFCQLTYDVKFPIFSKVSVKGEDKHPLYQGLTGSGVPTTGDGPMKEKLRGFGMEVEDGEIVWNFEKFLIGRDGEIKARFAPDVDAQDSRLVDAVERELAKN; encoded by the coding sequence ATGACTGATGTTTTGAACGTGCCGGTGAAGCTGGCCGACGGGCGGGAAACAACGCTTTCGGAATACAAGGGCAAGGTGATGCTGGTCGTCAACGTCGCGTCGAAATGCGGCTTGACCAAGCAGTATGAAGGCCTCGAAAAGCTTTATGAGGACAAGCGCGCCGATGGTTTCGTCATCGCCGCCTTTCCCGCCAACAACTTCAAGGGTCAGGAGCCCGGCACGGACGCCGAGATCGTCGAATTCTGCCAGCTCACCTATGACGTGAAATTTCCGATCTTCTCGAAGGTCTCCGTCAAGGGCGAGGACAAGCACCCGCTCTACCAGGGCCTCACCGGCTCCGGCGTTCCGACCACCGGCGACGGCCCGATGAAGGAAAAGTTGCGCGGCTTCGGCATGGAAGTCGAAGACGGCGAAATTGTCTGGAATTTCGAGAAATTCCTGATCGGCCGCGACGGCGAGATCAAGGCCCGCTTCGCGCCTGACGTCGATGCTCAGGACAGCCGGCTCGTCGATGCGGTCGAAAGGGAACTGGCGAAGAACTGA
- a CDS encoding MFS transporter: MISNRAAQWMAARNLHYGWVVAITTFLTMLATAGAMGSAGVMIQPLHQEFGWDIADISSAMAVRLVLFGLLGPFAAAFMNHFGIRQVVTFALALIMSGIVLSLFMTQVWQLVALWGVVIGVGTGMTALVLGATVATRWFSKSRGLVVGLMTASNATGQLVFLPLLAAMTEAYGWRTALTFTVVVISAAMLLVLLLMRDYPSDVGLPAYGETAVTPAPKQDHKFLATLYSPIGALRHASTSGTFWVLFGTFFVCGLSTNGLIQTHWISICGDFGMAAVTAASTLAVIGIFDFFGTIFAGWLSDRYDNRWLLFWFYSLRGLSLVYLSFSGFSFYELSVFAIFYGLDWVATVPPTVKLAAAEFGRERAGLIFGWVFAGHQLGAATAAFGAGFLKSDFNTYMPALQIAGVMCMIAAVSVLLLRKPGTAKLVPQPA, encoded by the coding sequence ATGATTTCCAATCGCGCCGCCCAATGGATGGCGGCCAGAAACCTGCACTATGGATGGGTGGTCGCCATCACCACATTCCTGACGATGCTCGCGACCGCCGGCGCCATGGGCTCGGCCGGCGTGATGATCCAGCCGCTGCATCAGGAGTTCGGCTGGGATATCGCCGACATCTCCTCGGCAATGGCCGTCCGGCTGGTGCTTTTCGGCCTGCTTGGACCGTTCGCCGCCGCCTTCATGAACCATTTCGGCATCCGCCAGGTCGTCACTTTTGCCCTGGCTCTGATCATGAGCGGCATTGTCCTGTCGTTGTTCATGACGCAGGTCTGGCAGCTCGTGGCGCTCTGGGGCGTGGTGATCGGCGTCGGCACCGGCATGACGGCGCTGGTCCTCGGCGCAACCGTCGCGACCCGCTGGTTTTCCAAGAGCCGTGGCCTCGTCGTCGGCCTTATGACCGCCAGCAACGCCACGGGCCAGCTCGTCTTCCTGCCGCTGCTCGCCGCCATGACGGAAGCCTACGGCTGGCGCACCGCACTCACCTTTACGGTCGTCGTCATCTCCGCCGCAATGCTGCTGGTCTTGCTCTTGATGCGCGACTATCCGTCTGATGTCGGCCTGCCGGCCTATGGCGAGACCGCGGTGACGCCGGCGCCGAAGCAGGACCACAAATTCCTGGCGACGCTCTATTCGCCGATCGGCGCGCTCCGCCATGCCTCGACCAGCGGCACCTTTTGGGTTCTGTTCGGTACGTTCTTCGTCTGCGGCCTCTCGACAAACGGGCTTATCCAGACCCACTGGATCTCGATCTGCGGCGATTTCGGCATGGCTGCGGTCACCGCCGCCAGCACGCTTGCGGTGATCGGCATCTTCGACTTCTTCGGCACCATCTTCGCCGGCTGGCTGTCGGACCGTTACGACAATCGCTGGCTGCTGTTCTGGTTCTACAGCCTGCGCGGCCTGTCGCTGGTATATCTATCGTTCTCGGGCTTCTCGTTCTACGAACTGTCAGTCTTCGCGATCTTCTACGGTCTCGACTGGGTGGCGACCGTGCCGCCGACCGTGAAGCTTGCCGCCGCCGAATTCGGCCGCGAACGGGCCGGTCTGATCTTCGGCTGGGTGTTTGCCGGCCATCAGCTCGGTGCGGCCACCGCCGCCTTCGGTGCGGGCTTCCTGAAGAGCGACTTCAACACCTATATGCCAGCCCTGCAGATCGCCGGCGTGATGTGCATGATCGCAGCGGTTTCCGTCCTGCTGCTGCGCAAGCCGGGCACTGCCAAGCTGGTGCCGCAGCCGGCCTGA
- a CDS encoding type II toxin-antitoxin system RelE/ParE family toxin — MIWAVETHQAVDEEIEALPAGLQARLLRLLEAIENVGLDNLRAPHVKHLEGKLWELRAKASEGVARGIYVTMTGRKVMVLHVFVKKSQKTPPRALEIARQRMKEVKP, encoded by the coding sequence ATGATATGGGCGGTTGAGACCCATCAAGCCGTCGATGAGGAAATTGAGGCGTTGCCTGCCGGTCTTCAGGCGCGTCTCCTCCGTCTTTTGGAAGCTATCGAGAATGTTGGCTTGGACAATTTGCGGGCGCCGCATGTCAAACATCTTGAAGGCAAGCTTTGGGAGCTTCGCGCCAAAGCGTCCGAAGGTGTCGCCCGAGGCATCTACGTTACGATGACCGGGCGCAAAGTCATGGTCCTGCATGTCTTCGTAAAGAAGTCGCAGAAAACCCCGCCAAGAGCGCTCGAAATAGCAAGGCAGCGAATGAAAGAGGTGAAGCCATGA
- a CDS encoding HlyD family secretion protein has translation MTASHNTGALRAVTTENADLSEAEARKTSPAAEQPAAAEAIAAPAAAKAPEKKKRRGLLLPIIALALLGGAGWYGYNWWIDGRFLVSTDDAYVEGDIAVISPKVSGYVAKVNVVENQAVKAGDSLVTLDDGDYQLALRKAQAAIESANLAVLRIDAQIVGGEAALKQSQAQQGALEAAVRGAEIIQKRATSLQASAVGTAAALDSAQIALEQARANLVAGQAAVSSAQANIGLLHAQRDEAVNTIRTQELARDQAQRDLNFTVLKAPYDGVIGNLSVQTGDLVSTGKRLASLVPLTELYIEANFKETQLGHLQPGSKVRVHVDAYDDHNITGTVVSIAPASGAVFSMLPPENATGNFTKVVQRVPVRISIPKEDLERQHLRAGLSVVVDVDTRTAPGNGAVAAK, from the coding sequence ATGACGGCCTCTCACAATACCGGCGCATTGCGCGCCGTGACGACGGAAAATGCCGACCTTTCCGAGGCTGAAGCCCGCAAGACTTCGCCTGCGGCGGAACAGCCTGCTGCTGCCGAGGCGATTGCGGCCCCGGCTGCTGCCAAGGCGCCTGAGAAGAAGAAGCGCCGCGGCCTCCTGCTGCCGATCATCGCGCTTGCCCTCCTTGGTGGCGCCGGCTGGTACGGTTACAACTGGTGGATCGACGGCCGGTTCCTGGTTTCGACAGACGATGCGTATGTCGAAGGCGATATCGCAGTCATCTCGCCGAAGGTTTCCGGTTACGTCGCCAAGGTGAACGTCGTCGAGAACCAGGCCGTCAAAGCCGGCGATTCGCTCGTCACGCTGGACGACGGCGACTACCAGCTCGCACTTCGCAAGGCGCAGGCCGCCATCGAATCGGCCAATCTCGCAGTGTTGCGGATCGATGCGCAGATCGTCGGCGGCGAAGCGGCGCTGAAGCAGTCCCAGGCCCAGCAAGGCGCGCTCGAAGCCGCTGTTCGCGGCGCCGAGATCATCCAGAAGCGCGCGACGAGCCTGCAGGCAAGTGCCGTCGGCACTGCCGCCGCGCTCGACAGTGCCCAGATCGCGCTCGAACAGGCCCGCGCCAATCTCGTTGCCGGCCAGGCGGCGGTTTCCTCGGCCCAGGCCAATATCGGCCTTCTGCATGCGCAGCGCGACGAAGCGGTCAACACGATCCGCACCCAGGAGCTCGCACGCGACCAGGCTCAGCGTGATTTGAACTTCACGGTCCTGAAGGCGCCTTATGACGGCGTCATCGGCAACCTCTCCGTCCAGACGGGCGATCTCGTTTCGACAGGCAAGCGGCTGGCGTCGCTGGTGCCGCTGACCGAGCTCTATATCGAGGCGAATTTCAAGGAAACCCAGCTGGGCCACCTGCAGCCGGGCTCCAAGGTCCGCGTGCATGTAGACGCTTATGACGATCACAACATCACCGGTACGGTGGTGTCGATCGCGCCGGCTTCCGGTGCCGTCTTCTCGATGCTGCCGCCGGAAAATGCGACCGGCAACTTCACCAAGGTCGTGCAGCGTGTTCCGGTGCGTATCTCGATCCCCAAGGAAGACCTGGAGCGCCAGCATCTTCGCGCCGGCCTGAGTGTCGTCGTCGACGTCGACACCCGCACTGCGCCCGGCAACGGCGCCGTCGCCGCCAAGTAA
- a CDS encoding VOC family protein: MVRFYETHFEFEVLRLPGDRIVELVSKDGGANLMFHPAAKSQKIGQVIVKLVFDAEDVEAFCRRAAERGLQFGLIHKADGYEFANAKDPGQNSIAVSSRAFRRTGG, encoded by the coding sequence ATGGTGCGTTTTTACGAGACGCATTTCGAGTTCGAAGTCTTGCGACTGCCCGGTGATCGCATCGTCGAACTGGTCAGCAAGGATGGCGGCGCCAACCTGATGTTTCACCCGGCCGCCAAATCGCAGAAGATCGGCCAGGTGATCGTCAAACTGGTGTTCGACGCGGAGGATGTCGAAGCGTTCTGCCGCCGCGCCGCGGAACGAGGGCTGCAATTCGGCCTGATCCACAAGGCCGATGGCTACGAGTTTGCGAATGCCAAAGACCCGGGCCAGAACTCGATCGCGGTTTCCAGTCGAGCCTTCCGCAGAACGGGCGGATAG
- the lysS gene encoding lysine--tRNA ligase translates to MPENTTETALSSDATQVRAQKLALLREKIGDVYPAHFHRTMTNAELAEKYKNLEADVETQDIVTVAGRVYSSRNSGMFMDIHDASGKVQIFSHKDTTPQEARDLLPMVDIGDIVGVTGVVRRTKRGELTINAQNITMLTKSLLPMPEKWHGLSDVELRYRKRHLDIMTNEESKLRFQQRSRIVSGIRRFMENDGFMEVETPMLHSVYGGATAEPFKTHHNTLKLDMYLRIAPELFLKRTLVSGLTDKVFEINRNFRNEGVSTRHNPEFTMMECYWAYADYEDIMDLVERMFSTLAMTIHGTTEVKFGDKELSFKGPFKRVPMPDAVKEATGIDFLAMKTDEEARTAAKAAGFAVEKDWTWGECLAFIFEEKVEGTLIQPSHVTHFPKDISPFAKEVPGEPRLVERFETYCNAWELGNAFSELNDPEEQRKRMVEQLEQAHARGEKDKQLDDEFLDAIDQGMPPAGGLGIGVDRLVMLLTDSPSIRDVILFPARRAKAD, encoded by the coding sequence ATGCCCGAGAACACGACCGAAACCGCCCTCTCCTCCGACGCCACCCAGGTGCGCGCCCAGAAACTCGCATTGCTGCGTGAAAAGATCGGCGACGTCTACCCGGCGCATTTCCACCGAACGATGACCAATGCGGAGCTGGCCGAGAAATACAAGAACCTGGAAGCGGACGTCGAGACGCAGGACATCGTCACCGTCGCCGGCCGGGTCTATTCCTCGCGCAATTCCGGCATGTTCATGGATATCCATGACGCATCGGGTAAGGTGCAGATCTTCTCCCACAAGGACACCACGCCGCAGGAAGCCCGCGACCTGTTGCCGATGGTTGATATTGGCGACATCGTCGGCGTCACAGGCGTCGTGCGCCGCACCAAGCGCGGCGAGCTGACCATCAACGCCCAGAACATCACCATGCTCACCAAGTCGCTGCTCCCCATGCCGGAGAAGTGGCATGGCCTCTCGGATGTCGAGCTGCGCTACCGCAAGCGCCATCTCGACATCATGACCAACGAAGAGTCGAAGCTCCGCTTCCAGCAGCGCAGCCGCATAGTCTCCGGCATCCGTCGCTTCATGGAAAACGACGGCTTCATGGAAGTCGAGACGCCGATGCTGCATTCGGTCTATGGCGGCGCGACAGCCGAACCGTTCAAGACGCATCACAACACGCTAAAGCTCGACATGTACCTGCGCATCGCGCCGGAACTGTTTCTGAAGCGCACGTTGGTCTCGGGCCTCACCGACAAGGTGTTCGAGATCAACCGAAACTTCCGCAACGAAGGCGTCTCGACCCGCCACAATCCCGAATTCACGATGATGGAGTGCTACTGGGCCTATGCAGACTACGAGGACATCATGGACCTCGTCGAACGCATGTTCTCGACATTAGCCATGACCATCCACGGTACGACCGAAGTGAAGTTCGGTGACAAGGAACTGTCCTTCAAGGGCCCGTTCAAGCGCGTGCCGATGCCCGATGCGGTCAAGGAAGCGACCGGCATCGACTTCCTCGCCATGAAGACCGACGAGGAAGCCCGCACCGCCGCCAAGGCCGCCGGCTTTGCGGTCGAAAAGGACTGGACCTGGGGCGAATGCCTCGCCTTCATCTTCGAGGAAAAGGTCGAGGGCACGCTGATCCAGCCGAGCCACGTGACGCATTTCCCGAAGGACATCTCTCCCTTCGCCAAGGAAGTGCCGGGCGAACCGCGCCTCGTCGAGCGCTTTGAAACCTATTGCAACGCCTGGGAACTGGGCAACGCGTTCTCCGAGCTCAACGACCCGGAAGAGCAGCGCAAGCGCATGGTCGAACAGCTCGAACAGGCCCATGCCCGCGGCGAGAAGGACAAGCAGCTCGACGACGAATTCCTCGACGCCATTGACCAGGGCATGCCCCCGGCTGGCGGCTTGGGCATCGGCGTCGACCGGCTGGTCATGCTGCTGACGGATTCACCGTCGATCCGCGACGTGATCCTGTTCCCGGCACGGCGCGCCAAGGCGGATTGA
- the gltX gene encoding glutamate--tRNA ligase, translating into MIATKPRVRIAPSPTGEPHVGTAYIALFNYLFAKKHGGEFILRIEDTDATRSTQEFEQKVLDALRWTGLTWAEGPDVGGPYGPYRQSDRKDMYQPYAQQLLDKGHAFRCFCTPERLEQMREGQRAAGKPPKYDGLCLTLTAEEVTSKMAAGEGSVIRMKIPTEGSCDFHDGVYGDVSIPWDSVDMQVLIKGDGMPTYHMANVIDDHLMKITHVARGEEWLASVPKHILLYRYFEWEQPVFMHLSLMRNADKSKLSKRKNPTSISYYSALGYLPEALMNFLGLFFIQIAEGEEMLTMDELIEKFDPDNLSKAGAIFDIQKLDWLNGRWLREKLSPDEFVARVLEWAMENSRLTEGLKHSQSRISKLGELPNLAGFLLSSDVGLTPASFAGLKTSPAETLEILTTVQTDLEKILEWNVETIDAELRAVADKLAKKLRVVTPPLFVAMSGSSRSLPLFDSMALLGRSVVRQRLKIAATVVASMVGDGK; encoded by the coding sequence ATGATCGCCACGAAGCCCCGCGTCCGCATTGCCCCGTCGCCGACCGGCGAGCCGCATGTCGGCACCGCCTATATCGCGCTGTTCAACTATCTCTTCGCCAAAAAACATGGCGGCGAATTCATCCTGCGCATCGAGGATACCGATGCGACGCGCTCGACGCAAGAATTCGAGCAGAAGGTGCTGGACGCGCTGCGCTGGACGGGCCTGACCTGGGCGGAAGGCCCGGACGTCGGCGGACCCTATGGCCCTTATCGCCAGTCCGACCGCAAGGACATGTACCAGCCCTACGCCCAGCAGCTGCTCGACAAGGGCCATGCCTTCCGCTGCTTCTGCACGCCCGAGCGGCTCGAGCAGATGCGCGAAGGCCAGCGCGCCGCCGGCAAGCCGCCGAAATATGATGGCCTCTGCCTGACCCTGACGGCCGAGGAAGTGACCTCCAAGATGGCGGCCGGCGAAGGCTCGGTCATCCGCATGAAGATCCCGACCGAAGGCTCCTGCGACTTCCATGACGGCGTCTACGGCGACGTCTCGATCCCGTGGGATTCGGTCGACATGCAGGTGCTGATCAAGGGCGACGGCATGCCGACCTATCATATGGCGAACGTCATCGACGACCATCTGATGAAGATCACCCATGTGGCGCGGGGCGAGGAATGGCTGGCTTCGGTGCCGAAGCACATCCTGCTTTACCGCTATTTCGAGTGGGAACAGCCGGTATTCATGCACCTTTCCCTGATGAGGAACGCCGACAAGTCGAAGCTGTCGAAGCGCAAGAACCCGACCTCGATCTCCTATTATTCCGCGCTCGGCTACCTGCCGGAAGCGCTGATGAACTTTCTGGGCCTGTTCTTCATCCAGATCGCCGAAGGCGAAGAGATGCTGACCATGGACGAACTGATCGAAAAGTTCGATCCGGACAACCTGTCCAAGGCTGGCGCGATCTTCGACATCCAGAAGCTCGACTGGCTGAACGGCCGCTGGCTGCGCGAAAAACTGTCTCCGGACGAATTCGTCGCCCGCGTTCTGGAATGGGCCATGGAAAACAGCCGCCTGACGGAAGGCCTGAAACATTCGCAGAGCCGCATTTCCAAGCTCGGCGAACTGCCGAACCTTGCCGGTTTCCTGCTGTCCTCCGATGTCGGCCTGACGCCTGCCTCGTTTGCGGGCCTGAAGACCAGCCCGGCCGAGACGCTTGAAATCCTCACCACCGTTCAGACGGATCTGGAAAAGATCCTGGAATGGAATGTCGAGACGATCGACGCCGAACTGCGCGCCGTGGCCGACAAACTCGCCAAGAAGCTGCGTGTCGTCACTCCGCCGCTGTTCGTCGCCATGTCGGGTTCGTCGCGCTCGCTGCCGCTATTTGACTCGATGGCGCTGCTCGGTCGGTCCGTGGTGCGCCAGAGGCTGAAGATTGCAGCAACCGTGGTGGCCTCGATGGTGGGCGACGGAAAGTAA
- a CDS encoding MarR family winged helix-turn-helix transcriptional regulator: protein MPNDTCHCILLRKASRKVSSYYDEALAPLGVNIGQFSLLRNINRLAPISLTDLAVQVELDRSTVGRNAKVLERMDLVAIGHGEDQREAMLTVAPKGAAILKKGAPLWDSVQDDIEARLGAEKTRQLQELLAAL, encoded by the coding sequence ATGCCAAACGACACCTGCCACTGCATCCTGCTGCGCAAAGCCTCGCGAAAGGTCTCGTCCTATTACGACGAGGCCCTGGCGCCGCTTGGCGTCAACATCGGGCAGTTCAGCCTGCTGCGCAACATCAACCGGCTGGCGCCGATCTCGCTGACCGATCTCGCCGTCCAGGTGGAACTGGACCGCTCGACGGTCGGCCGCAATGCCAAGGTGCTGGAGCGCATGGACCTGGTGGCGATCGGCCACGGCGAAGACCAGCGTGAGGCGATGCTGACGGTTGCCCCCAAAGGTGCAGCGATCCTGAAAAAGGGCGCCCCCCTCTGGGACAGCGTCCAGGACGATATCGAAGCCCGGCTCGGGGCCGAGAAAACCAGACAATTGCAGGAGCTGCTGGCAGCTCTCTGA
- a CDS encoding TerC family protein yields the protein MQDIVALVQDPAAWVALVTLVVMEVVLGIDNLIFISILTNKLPPESREHARKIGIGLALVMRLALLGTVAWIVQLTNPIFEAFGHGFSWKDLILIAGGLFLVWKATKEIHHSVDVDDHKEDLVGAGKEVLKMSFASAIGQILLLDLVFSIDSIITAVGMTPHLPIMVVAVVAAVTVMLIAATPLANFIEKNPTIVMLALAFLLMIGGTLIVEGFGVHVPKGYIYAAMAFSAAVEALNMFAKNARKKKAGGGTTLH from the coding sequence ATGCAGGATATCGTCGCGCTGGTTCAGGATCCGGCCGCCTGGGTGGCGCTCGTCACTCTCGTCGTCATGGAAGTCGTGCTCGGCATCGACAACCTGATCTTCATCTCGATCCTCACCAACAAGCTCCCTCCCGAAAGCCGCGAACACGCGCGCAAGATCGGCATCGGCCTGGCGCTCGTCATGCGTCTCGCCCTGCTCGGCACCGTCGCCTGGATCGTCCAGCTTACCAACCCGATCTTCGAGGCCTTCGGCCACGGTTTCTCTTGGAAGGACCTGATCCTGATCGCCGGCGGCCTTTTCCTTGTCTGGAAGGCGACCAAGGAAATCCACCATTCCGTCGATGTCGACGACCACAAGGAAGACCTGGTCGGCGCCGGCAAGGAAGTACTCAAGATGAGCTTCGCGTCTGCAATCGGCCAGATCCTGCTGCTCGATCTCGTCTTCTCGATCGACAGCATCATCACCGCCGTCGGCATGACCCCTCACCTGCCGATCATGGTCGTCGCCGTCGTCGCCGCCGTCACCGTGATGCTGATCGCCGCCACACCGCTTGCCAATTTCATCGAGAAGAACCCGACCATTGTCATGCTGGCGCTCGCCTTCCTGCTGATGATCGGCGGCACCCTGATCGTCGAAGGTTTTGGCGTGCATGTGCCCAAGGGCTACATCTACGCCGCCATGGCCTTCTCGGCGGCGGTGGAAGCGCTCAACATGTTCGCCAAGAACGCCCGCAAGAAGAAGGCGGGCGGCGGAACGACGCTGCATTGA
- a CDS encoding antibiotic biosynthesis monooxygenase family protein: protein MPIIRAHTGIITQINVFTVPEGGQDALIAYLGEAARVASEVPGWLSASLHKSLDGTRVVNYAQSADGAAARRVFDRLAGAGMIDGNKAYGEATPGLYEVVFTLER, encoded by the coding sequence ATGCCCATTATTCGTGCCCATACCGGCATCATCACCCAGATCAACGTCTTTACCGTCCCCGAGGGCGGGCAGGACGCGTTGATTGCTTATCTTGGTGAAGCAGCAAGGGTCGCAAGCGAGGTGCCGGGATGGCTTTCCGCCAGCCTGCACAAGAGCCTCGACGGGACAAGGGTCGTCAATTACGCCCAGAGTGCAGACGGGGCGGCTGCAAGAAGGGTCTTCGACCGCCTGGCTGGCGCTGGCATGATCGATGGCAACAAGGCCTATGGCGAGGCAACCCCCGGACTTTATGAGGTCGTGTTCACACTGGAACGGTGA